A single region of the Ctenopharyngodon idella isolate HZGC_01 chromosome 21, HZGC01, whole genome shotgun sequence genome encodes:
- the LOC127504135 gene encoding olfactory receptor 2A12-like: protein MDNKTCVTVYTLMEPKGSKSYRHLYFTCFLVLYSLILFVNIWLSVVIILERALHEPMYIFLCNLCVNYLYGATGFYPKFLHDLILDSYVIPSFMCMLQAFVIYSSAMCECTTLAVMAYDRHVAICRPLDYHSKMNKNTCGMLLLFCWTVPFISMFIGVMLFNRLAVCKYHIDKLYCDSWSMVKLSCESVVINNIMALVVLLFYICLTALIIVSYIKLIVACKASLENKRKFWQTCVPHIFSLINCSFTVFFDTMCSRYGSSNVPENMYVVFSLLMIIVPPLFNPLIYVLKLKEVRKRSVQSWVNIIK, encoded by the coding sequence ATGGACAACAAGACTTGTGTTACAGTCTACACTCTGATGGAACCAAAAGGCTCCAAATCATATCGGCATCTATATTTCACATGCTTTTTGGTTCTTTATTCTTTGATACTGTTTGTGAACATTTGGCTCAGTGTGGTCATTATTTTGGAGAGAGCCCTTCATGAACCAATGTACATTTTTCTGTGCAATCTGTGTGTAAATTATTTGTATGGAGCAACAGGATTTTATCCTAAATTCCTGCATGACTTAATACTGGATTCATATGTGATTCCTTCTTTTATGTGCATGCTCCAAGCTTTTGTGATATACAGTTCAGCTATGTGTGAGTGTACTACATTAGCAGTGATGGCATATGACAGACATGTGGCCATATGCCGACCTTTAGACTATCactcaaagatgaacaaaaataCATGTGGCATGTTACTCTTATTCTGTTGGACTGTACCATTTATTTCTATGTTCATTGGAGTCATGTTGTTCAACAGGTTGGCAGTGTGTAAATATCATATTGACAAATTATACTGTGACAGCTGGTCAATGGTAAAGCTCTCATGTGAATCAGTGGTTATTAATAACATCATGGCACTAGTTgtcttattattttatatttgtcttACTGCTTTAATTATAGTGTCTTATATTAAACTTATTGTAGCATGTAAAGCATCATTAGAAAACAAAAGGAAATTTTGGCAGACATGTGTTCCACATATATTTTCATTGATAAATTGtagttttactgtgttttttgaCACAATGTGTAGCAGATATGGTTCAAGCAATGTCCCAGAGAACATGTATGTTGTTTTTAGCTTACTGATGATTATTGTGCCACCTCTATTCAATCCTTTAATCTATGTCTTAAAACTCAAAGAGGTTCGTAAAAGAAGTGTACAATCATGggtaaatataattaaataa